A region of Candidatus Methylomirabilota bacterium DNA encodes the following proteins:
- a CDS encoding DUF2075 domain-containing protein gives MKQNWFDMRDDARPRLYFSSVKSSSLRAAAQRSYYSGTITEFCAADLNEIFARMARRNDFDLTGTQRDAWLEQAEILKRVLAGRQGALYLEFTIPRMGRRIDALVIIGPVIFVLEFKVGEQAFSSQDVDQVVDYALDLHNFHEGSHDAYIAPVLICTRARRDHQRIPDTRPSDRLFEAARTNSDGLAAAIEGILSLVGSPEIRIEQWEESGYKPTPTIIEATLALYRGHSVSEISRSDAGATNLSKTAGTVASIIAATKARSQKAICFVTGVPGAGKTLVGLDAATKHIDHRDELYSVFLSGNGPLVEILQEALARDKVRQERLRGRVVRKGTALSEVRAFVQNVHHFRDECLVDAEKPPIEHVAIFDEAQRAWTLKQTGDFMKRKKGRPNFNQSEPEFLISCLDRHEDWAVVICLVGGGQEINTGEAGISEWLNALDQSYPDWRIYVSDRLVDSEYGAGPIVEALRHRAHVEFKSDLHLATSIRSFRSENVSKLVKELLDLELGAARETLRHVQERYPIALTRDLNKARKWLRGKARGSERYGIVVSSQAERLKPHALDVKTPVNPVHWFLDGKDDVRSSYYLEDVATEFHIQGLELDWACVVWDADFRFTPEGWQHWSFRGNGWQRILANERKRYLKNAYRVLLTRARQGMVVVVPWGDSEDPTRDPVYYDQTFDYLSRSGMSLI, from the coding sequence TTGAAGCAGAACTGGTTCGATATGCGCGACGACGCTCGCCCTAGACTATACTTCTCCTCCGTGAAGAGTTCTTCGCTTCGCGCGGCAGCACAACGGTCCTACTACTCGGGCACGATCACGGAGTTCTGTGCGGCCGACCTAAACGAGATTTTTGCGCGAATGGCGCGGCGGAACGATTTCGACCTGACGGGAACCCAGCGGGACGCATGGCTCGAGCAGGCCGAAATCCTCAAGCGCGTTCTGGCGGGCCGTCAAGGCGCGCTCTACCTAGAGTTCACCATTCCCCGCATGGGTCGCCGAATCGATGCGCTTGTCATCATCGGACCGGTTATCTTCGTCCTCGAGTTCAAGGTCGGGGAACAAGCCTTTTCGTCCCAGGACGTAGATCAGGTCGTAGACTACGCCCTGGATCTCCACAACTTCCATGAAGGCAGCCACGACGCATACATCGCCCCCGTGCTGATCTGCACGCGGGCCCGTCGAGATCATCAGCGTATTCCGGACACGCGCCCCTCGGATCGTTTGTTCGAGGCGGCGCGGACGAACTCCGATGGCTTGGCGGCGGCCATCGAGGGAATCCTGAGTCTCGTTGGGTCGCCGGAAATCCGGATCGAACAATGGGAGGAGAGCGGCTACAAGCCCACACCAACGATTATCGAAGCGACGTTGGCGCTCTATCGTGGGCATTCGGTCAGCGAGATCTCACGGAGTGACGCAGGCGCCACCAATCTCAGCAAGACTGCGGGCACCGTCGCCTCTATCATCGCGGCGACGAAGGCTCGCTCGCAGAAGGCCATCTGCTTCGTGACCGGCGTCCCCGGAGCGGGCAAGACACTGGTCGGCCTTGACGCGGCCACGAAGCACATCGACCATCGAGATGAGCTCTACAGTGTGTTCCTGTCGGGCAACGGGCCCCTTGTGGAGATCCTGCAGGAGGCCCTAGCCCGGGACAAGGTCCGTCAGGAGCGGCTCCGGGGCCGGGTCGTACGCAAGGGCACGGCGTTGAGCGAGGTCCGCGCATTCGTCCAGAACGTCCATCACTTTCGGGACGAATGCCTCGTCGACGCGGAGAAGCCTCCGATCGAACACGTCGCTATTTTTGACGAAGCCCAGCGTGCCTGGACCCTGAAACAGACGGGCGACTTCATGAAGCGCAAGAAGGGCCGTCCGAACTTCAACCAGTCCGAACCCGAGTTCCTGATCTCCTGCCTCGACCGGCACGAGGACTGGGCGGTGGTCATCTGTCTCGTGGGGGGCGGTCAGGAGATAAATACCGGCGAGGCAGGGATCAGCGAGTGGCTGAATGCGCTGGATCAATCCTATCCGGACTGGAGGATCTACGTGTCCGACCGACTCGTAGATAGCGAGTACGGAGCAGGTCCGATCGTCGAAGCCCTGCGACACCGGGCGCACGTGGAGTTCAAATCGGATCTTCACCTAGCCACGTCGATTCGATCGTTTCGGAGCGAGAACGTGTCGAAGTTGGTCAAGGAGCTTCTGGACCTGGAGCTCGGTGCGGCCCGCGAGACCCTCCGGCACGTGCAGGAGCGCTACCCGATCGCGCTGACCCGGGACCTGAACAAGGCCCGGAAATGGCTCCGCGGCAAGGCTCGGGGTTCAGAACGGTACGGCATCGTGGTATCCTCTCAGGCTGAACGCTTGAAACCGCATGCGCTGGACGTCAAGACTCCCGTCAATCCCGTGCACTGGTTCCTCGACGGCAAGGACGATGTTCGCTCGTCCTACTATCTGGAAGACGTCGCCACCGAATTCCATATCCAGGGCCTGGAGCTGGACTGGGCTTGCGTGGTGTGGGATGCGGATTTCCGCTTCACGCCCGAAGGCTGGCAGCACTGGTCATTTCGCGGCAACGGCTGGCAGCGCATCCTTGCGAATGAGAGGAAGAGGTACCTGAAGAATGCTTATCGGGTCCTACTGACCCGGGCTCGGCAGGGCATGGTGGTGGTCGTGCCGTGGGGCGATAGCGAGGATCCAACGAGGGATCCCGTCTACTACGACCAGACGTTCGACTATCTTAGCCGCTCCGGGATGTCCCTGATCTAA
- a CDS encoding amidohydrolase family protein — protein MKNGFRVLDSDLHTMEPDGLWEQYLDEPFKKFAPRFMRSAEGSVNQPVIRIGDVEIAEMSKRARTAVVGKSLQERSFARHPHYAVAHARGYDAPTHLQAMDIEGIDVAVIYGTRGRQVLMHDDLDPQVAAALARAHNNWTRDFCSIDPSRLKFAAQLAFHDIPGAIAEAKRAVRELGAVAVIGNPNPINGRHVHDPAFEPLWHAIEELGVPVGFHPTGQSSLRDDIARRYLDTPNGRVIGVAGRNPIELMMAFGSMAAGGVLERHPGLRCAFLEGTCGWLPWYLWRLDEAWEKFGPGSEIQISQLPSRYFFRQCYIATDADEKPLRQVVEAIGDDNIVVSTDYPHSDGLFPVAIEEFVRIEGVSDKSKAKILWDNCARLYKLSAST, from the coding sequence ATGAAGAACGGATTCCGGGTCCTGGATAGCGATCTGCACACGATGGAGCCGGACGGCCTCTGGGAGCAGTACCTGGACGAGCCGTTCAAGAAATTCGCGCCCCGCTTCATGCGGTCCGCCGAGGGATCGGTGAACCAGCCGGTCATCCGGATCGGCGACGTCGAGATCGCCGAGATGTCGAAGCGCGCGCGGACGGCAGTGGTTGGCAAGAGCCTCCAGGAGCGCTCCTTCGCCCGCCATCCGCACTACGCGGTGGCGCACGCTCGCGGCTACGACGCGCCGACCCATCTCCAGGCGATGGATATCGAGGGCATCGACGTCGCCGTTATTTACGGCACGCGCGGCCGTCAGGTCCTGATGCACGATGATCTCGACCCGCAGGTGGCGGCCGCCCTGGCGCGCGCGCACAACAACTGGACGCGCGATTTCTGCTCGATCGACCCGAGCCGGCTCAAGTTCGCCGCCCAGCTGGCTTTCCACGACATCCCGGGCGCGATTGCCGAGGCCAAGCGAGCCGTGCGTGAGCTGGGCGCCGTTGCGGTGATCGGCAACCCGAACCCGATCAACGGCCGCCACGTCCACGATCCCGCATTCGAGCCGCTGTGGCACGCGATCGAGGAGCTCGGCGTGCCCGTGGGCTTCCACCCGACGGGACAGTCATCGTTGAGGGACGACATTGCCCGCCGGTACCTCGACACCCCGAACGGCCGGGTCATCGGCGTCGCCGGGCGCAACCCGATCGAGCTGATGATGGCGTTCGGGAGCATGGCCGCCGGCGGCGTGCTCGAGCGCCACCCGGGGCTCCGCTGTGCGTTCCTCGAGGGCACGTGCGGCTGGCTTCCGTGGTACCTCTGGCGGCTCGACGAGGCCTGGGAGAAGTTCGGGCCGGGCTCGGAGATCCAGATCTCACAGCTGCCGAGCCGGTACTTCTTTCGCCAGTGCTATATCGCCACCGACGCCGATGAGAAACCGCTCCGCCAGGTGGTGGAGGCGATCGGCGACGACAACATCGTGGTCTCGACCGACTACCCGCACTCCGACGGGCTCTTCCCGGTGGCCATCGAGGAGTTCGTCCGGATCGAGGGCGTCAGCGACAAGAGCAAGGCCAAGATCCTCTGGGACAACTGCGCCCGTCTCTACAAGCTGTCGGCGAGCACCTAA
- a CDS encoding type II toxin-antitoxin system HicA family toxin — protein sequence MPLRPLRAREIIRKLERAGFVYRRQSGSHTRYVHPDGRGVTVPMHPGDVPVPVLRSILRQAGLSVENWETL from the coding sequence ATGCCGCTTAGGCCCCTCAGAGCCCGGGAAATCATCCGAAAACTTGAACGGGCGGGTTTTGTGTACCGCCGGCAGAGCGGCAGCCACACCAGATACGTTCATCCAGACGGCCGTGGAGTCACTGTCCCGATGCATCCCGGCGACGTTCCCGTTCCAGTCCTGCGCTCGATCCTTCGTCAGGCCGGCCTGAGCGTCGAGAACTGGGAAACCCTGTAA
- a CDS encoding AMP-binding protein: MDTVFDAFVATAKAAPDHSFLCAPASPGRAYHPEGVEYTYAQVRAEALALRERYAAAGYGHGHRVGLLFENRPEFFFHYLALNALGAGVVPINPDYRHDELLYQMDHSGAELAVTIPARVGSLEAVARERAKPLPVVDAEALPASFPKAGPAPRDGAPGLDTECALLYTSGTTGRPKGCILSNLYYLNAGAWYRDLGGRLAIERGRERFLNPLPLFHMNCMAVTATCAMLTANCLILSERFSPRRWWPDVAASRATIIHYLGVMPPLLLNQEPAPEDREHRIKFGLGAGVEPQLHEPFEKRFGFPLVEVWGMTETGRILADRFEPREIHTRAFGRPHGGLEARVVDEQDRELPAETQGELVVRWGGPEGARHGFFAGYLKNAEATEDAWRGGWFHTGDAVRRDASGMLYFVDRKKNIIRRSGENIAAAEVEACLQAHEAVAQVAVVAVPDEIREEEVMACVVAMPGSVADARLAGELADWCLGRLAYFKAPGWVLFVDRLPTTGTQKVQKTQIFPPGEDPRQRPGSIDLRARKKRG, translated from the coding sequence ATGGACACGGTCTTCGACGCTTTCGTGGCCACGGCGAAGGCCGCGCCCGATCATTCCTTCCTCTGCGCGCCAGCTTCCCCCGGTCGCGCCTACCATCCGGAGGGCGTCGAGTACACCTACGCGCAGGTGCGCGCCGAGGCGCTGGCACTGCGCGAGCGCTACGCGGCCGCCGGGTATGGCCACGGCCATCGCGTGGGCCTCCTCTTCGAGAACCGGCCGGAGTTTTTCTTTCACTACCTGGCCCTGAATGCCCTCGGCGCCGGCGTGGTGCCCATCAATCCCGACTATCGGCATGACGAGCTCCTCTACCAGATGGATCATTCCGGGGCGGAGCTGGCGGTGACGATCCCGGCTCGCGTGGGCTCTCTAGAGGCGGTGGCGCGCGAGCGCGCGAAGCCGCTGCCGGTGGTCGACGCCGAGGCGCTGCCCGCGTCGTTCCCCAAGGCGGGCCCGGCGCCGCGCGACGGCGCGCCGGGGCTCGACACCGAGTGCGCCCTCCTCTATACCTCGGGCACCACGGGGCGGCCAAAGGGCTGCATCCTCAGCAACCTCTACTACCTCAACGCCGGGGCCTGGTACCGAGACCTGGGCGGGCGCCTCGCCATTGAGCGCGGGCGCGAGCGCTTTCTGAATCCGCTGCCGCTCTTCCACATGAACTGCATGGCCGTCACGGCCACGTGCGCCATGCTTACGGCCAACTGCTTGATCCTGTCCGAGCGCTTCAGCCCCCGCCGCTGGTGGCCCGACGTGGCCGCCTCGCGCGCCACGATCATCCACTATCTGGGCGTGATGCCCCCGCTTCTCCTCAACCAGGAGCCCGCGCCTGAAGACCGCGAGCATCGCATCAAGTTCGGTCTCGGCGCCGGCGTCGAGCCCCAGCTCCATGAGCCCTTCGAAAAGCGCTTCGGCTTCCCTCTCGTGGAAGTGTGGGGCATGACCGAGACCGGCCGCATCCTGGCCGATCGCTTCGAGCCGCGCGAAATCCACACGCGCGCGTTCGGCCGGCCCCACGGTGGGCTCGAGGCGCGCGTCGTCGACGAGCAGGACCGGGAGCTGCCCGCCGAGACGCAGGGCGAGCTTGTTGTCCGCTGGGGCGGGCCGGAAGGCGCCCGGCACGGATTCTTCGCCGGGTATCTCAAGAACGCGGAGGCGACGGAAGACGCGTGGCGCGGGGGCTGGTTCCACACGGGCGATGCGGTGCGCCGGGACGCGAGCGGCATGCTCTACTTCGTCGACCGCAAGAAGAACATCATCCGACGTTCAGGCGAGAACATCGCGGCGGCGGAGGTGGAGGCCTGTCTCCAGGCCCACGAGGCCGTGGCCCAGGTGGCCGTGGTCGCCGTGCCCGACGAGATCCGCGAGGAGGAGGTCATGGCCTGTGTCGTCGCCATGCCGGGCTCGGTGGCCGACGCGCGGCTGGCGGGCGAGCTCGCCGACTGGTGTCTCGGCCGGCTCGCCTACTTCAAGGCCCCGGGCTGGGTCCTCTTCGTCGATCGCCTGCCCACCACCGGCACCCAGAAAGTGCAGAAGACCCAGATTTTCCCTCCGGGCGAAGACCCGCGCCAACGGCCCGGCTCCATCGACCTCCGCGCCCGGAAAAAGCGCGGCTGA
- a CDS encoding amidohydrolase family protein, whose protein sequence is MPDRTLKIENAQYVLTLDGERRIIRDASILVEDGRITRVAKAAELAAVRADRVIDAKRRLVTPGFVNGHMHISYAHAVRGIFPDELASPLVHVFALQGAMTEEEEYLTTLLGLVELLKNGTVCFVDPGSTKFPDACLQAYEDSGIRVMLGECVTDGDAPFKVPRYATHEAIARTAGFIEKWHGRLQGRVRAWAMPFSPETCSAELLQALKRMVDERGTSLTLHHNSGPKARQEYAARHGLRPTEYLESLGVLGPNVLLAHVLGIDNAEIDCLARTRTGVVMCPVTSAKSGRGVPEHGRMPELLAKGVKVALGCDSPNNSNHLDMVRTMNMAAIQYKDARQDTRQIPAESALEMATLLGAQALGVGDQQGSIEPGKRADLVLFDTERPEWQALFNPVNNLVYNADGRSVHTVVVDGRVVVEDHRQSFVDEGRLFGKVQEIGERLQARTGITFPRSRWPIV, encoded by the coding sequence ATGCCCGACCGCACCCTGAAAATCGAGAACGCGCAGTACGTCCTGACGCTCGATGGGGAGCGCCGAATCATCCGCGACGCCTCGATCCTCGTGGAGGACGGCCGGATCACGCGCGTTGCCAAGGCGGCCGAGCTTGCCGCGGTCCGTGCTGACCGCGTGATCGACGCGAAGCGCCGGCTCGTCACGCCGGGCTTCGTCAACGGCCACATGCACATCAGCTACGCGCACGCCGTGCGCGGAATCTTCCCCGACGAGCTGGCGAGCCCGCTCGTCCACGTGTTTGCCCTGCAGGGCGCCATGACCGAGGAAGAGGAGTACCTCACAACCTTGCTCGGCCTCGTCGAGCTGCTGAAGAACGGCACGGTCTGCTTCGTGGATCCGGGCAGCACGAAGTTCCCCGACGCGTGCCTGCAGGCCTACGAGGACTCCGGCATCCGGGTGATGCTGGGCGAGTGCGTCACCGACGGGGACGCCCCGTTCAAGGTGCCGCGCTACGCCACCCACGAGGCTATCGCCCGGACGGCGGGGTTCATCGAGAAATGGCACGGCCGCCTGCAAGGCCGCGTGCGGGCCTGGGCGATGCCCTTCTCGCCGGAGACGTGCAGCGCCGAGCTGTTGCAGGCGCTCAAGCGCATGGTGGACGAGCGCGGCACTTCCCTGACGCTCCACCACAACAGCGGACCCAAGGCGCGCCAGGAATACGCCGCCCGCCATGGCCTCCGACCGACCGAATACCTCGAATCCCTCGGCGTCCTCGGACCGAACGTGCTCCTCGCCCACGTGCTCGGGATAGACAACGCCGAGATCGACTGCCTGGCCCGTACGCGAACCGGCGTGGTGATGTGCCCCGTCACTTCCGCGAAGAGCGGCCGCGGCGTGCCCGAGCACGGCCGGATGCCGGAGCTGCTGGCGAAAGGTGTCAAGGTGGCCCTCGGCTGCGACTCGCCGAACAACTCCAACCATCTTGACATGGTCCGGACCATGAACATGGCGGCGATCCAGTACAAAGACGCCCGCCAGGACACGCGCCAGATTCCCGCTGAATCCGCGCTGGAGATGGCCACGCTGCTCGGCGCGCAGGCTCTCGGCGTCGGCGACCAGCAGGGCTCCATCGAGCCCGGCAAGCGGGCGGACCTGGTGCTGTTCGACACCGAGCGGCCGGAGTGGCAGGCGCTCTTCAATCCCGTCAACAACCTCGTCTATAACGCCGACGGGCGCAGCGTGCACACGGTCGTCGTGGACGGTCGCGTCGTCGTGGAGGACCACCGTCAGTCGTTCGTCGACGAGGGCCGGCTTTTTGGCAAGGTGCAGGAGATCGGAGAGCGGCTCCAGGCCAGGACCGGCATCACGTTCCCCCGCTCGCGCTGGCCGATCGTCTGA
- a CDS encoding Gfo/Idh/MocA family oxidoreductase, protein MDEPRTLRVGFIGAGFSARLHAEAYHQVRGVDVALTRVAAARPERAARFAEEFGVTTVAASAEEVLAAPDVDVVDLCVPTSLHAPLAIAAARAGKHVIVEKPLTGCFAPAATPRAEMLRRALAASDEILAACRQAGVRLCYAENWVYAPPIQRARRLLTAAGGPILRIVGEESHGGTHAPINKRWETGGGGSLIGKGCHPLGAALYLKADEGRRLRGRPVRPRAVMAETAQLTETDVFTAAGRPFLNTVAGADVEDWGTLLLTFDDGTVAQITGGDTVLGGIRNQLAVYAARAVVLCNINPNDAVQAYAPDAAVFGDEYLVEKLETKAGWSAPQPDEDWMSGYPQEIQDFVEAIAHGREPLSGAALARDVIAVIYGAYLSAAEGRRVDLAPYLAD, encoded by the coding sequence GTGGACGAGCCTAGGACGCTTCGTGTTGGATTCATCGGCGCCGGTTTCTCCGCGCGTCTGCACGCCGAGGCCTATCATCAGGTCCGCGGCGTGGACGTGGCGCTCACGCGGGTCGCGGCAGCCCGGCCGGAGCGGGCCGCGCGGTTCGCCGAGGAGTTTGGCGTCACCACGGTTGCGGCCAGCGCCGAAGAGGTGCTCGCCGCGCCCGACGTGGACGTAGTCGACCTCTGCGTGCCGACGTCGCTCCACGCGCCGCTGGCCATTGCGGCGGCACGGGCCGGCAAGCACGTGATCGTCGAGAAGCCGCTCACGGGCTGCTTCGCCCCGGCCGCGACCCCGCGCGCGGAGATGCTCCGCCGCGCCCTCGCTGCCAGTGACGAGATCCTCGCCGCCTGCCGTCAGGCAGGCGTCCGGCTCTGCTACGCGGAGAACTGGGTCTACGCCCCGCCCATCCAGCGGGCGCGGCGCCTGCTCACCGCCGCGGGGGGTCCCATTCTTCGGATCGTCGGCGAGGAAAGCCATGGCGGGACGCACGCGCCCATCAACAAGCGCTGGGAGACGGGCGGGGGCGGCTCGCTCATCGGCAAGGGATGCCATCCGCTCGGCGCCGCGCTCTACCTCAAGGCCGACGAAGGTCGCCGGCTCCGCGGCCGGCCCGTGCGCCCGCGCGCCGTCATGGCCGAGACCGCCCAGCTCACGGAGACGGACGTGTTCACGGCGGCTGGGCGGCCCTTCCTTAATACTGTGGCCGGCGCGGACGTGGAGGACTGGGGCACGCTGCTCCTCACGTTTGACGACGGCACCGTGGCGCAGATCACAGGCGGCGACACCGTGCTGGGCGGCATCCGGAACCAGTTGGCCGTGTACGCGGCGCGCGCCGTCGTCTTGTGCAATATCAATCCGAACGACGCGGTCCAGGCCTATGCGCCCGACGCGGCCGTGTTCGGCGACGAGTATCTCGTCGAGAAGCTCGAGACCAAGGCGGGCTGGAGCGCGCCCCAGCCCGACGAGGACTGGATGTCCGGCTATCCTCAAGAAATTCAGGACTTCGTGGAGGCCATCGCGCACGGCCGCGAGCCGCTCTCGGGCGCCGCGCTGGCCCGCGACGTGATCGCGGTCATCTACGGCGCGTACCTCTCGGCCGCGGAGGGGCGGCGCGTGGACCTGGCGCCGTATCTGGCGGACTAG
- a CDS encoding carboxypeptidase regulatory-like domain-containing protein produces MNRRIQVLATMVVVLLTFPMEVRAADVPAPYISGGAGADSREELLAKEKEYNLKVITADKSGDYLAGVKVVIESAKKEQVLDATMTGPILLAKLVPGTYTIRATSGGQTLTRTVTIAAQGLRQVDLRW; encoded by the coding sequence ATGAACAGGCGCATCCAGGTGCTCGCCACGATGGTGGTCGTCCTTCTCACATTCCCTATGGAGGTTCGAGCCGCCGACGTGCCCGCGCCTTACATTTCCGGCGGAGCCGGCGCGGACTCGCGAGAAGAGCTCCTTGCCAAGGAGAAGGAATACAACCTCAAGGTCATCACCGCCGACAAATCCGGCGACTACCTGGCGGGCGTGAAGGTCGTGATCGAGTCGGCCAAGAAGGAGCAGGTCCTCGACGCCACGATGACGGGACCGATTCTCCTGGCCAAGCTGGTTCCCGGGACGTACACCATCAGGGCCACCTCTGGCGGTCAGACGCTCACCCGGACAGTGACCATCGCGGCGCAGGGGCTGCGGCAGGTGGACCTTCGCTGGTAG
- a CDS encoding xanthine dehydrogenase family protein molybdopterin-binding subunit — MAQGEQPADGAWIGRPLKRREDHRLLVGSGRYVDDISPPGCAHVVLLRSPHAHARIVKIDVEPALRAAGVVAVVTGADVGHLAPMPVNRLMPDMRVPPHPIIADGRVHAAGTPVAAVVADSVYAARDAVDLIEVTYEPLQALPEPEGAVAEGAPTLYPEIAGNRSFIRTLREGDAARAVAGAARVVSLRVVQQRLSAVAMEPRSVLATFDASTEELTLWTSCQAPFRVRAEVARLLDLPESRVRVIAPDVGGGFGVKTGPYREEVLLGWLARRVGRPVKWIATRGEDQITTNQARGSVCEGELAVDAEGHIAALRARIVAPLGAMLMNAAGGSPWNHARLLPGCYVVPACDITVTGALTTTTPVSAYRGAGRPEACFVIERLMDTAARAIGLDPAEIRRRNFIPAASFPFRTATGQVYDSGNYHLALERALAAADYTGLRSEQAGRRARGEIVGIGLASYVEPCALGWESGSIKVERSGRVTAITGSSAHGQGHETTFAQIVADHLGVTPDDVVVVHGDTRSGPEGFGTFGSRSVALGGSALQRVAVDVREKGRRIAARLLEAAVPDIIGVPGGFQVTGVPQRRVMWREVAVAAYAGGHALPAGDTPGLEATTYFQPETEVWTFGAIVCAVRIEAETGRLIVERLVWVDDAGTIINPLLAEGQLHGSLAQGLGQALLEAIVYDGDGQLLTGTLMDYAIPRADDVPHVLIEKTCTPSPRNPLGAKGVGEAGCIGIPPAVVNAAVDALAPLGITHLDMPLTPARLWAALRDAMR, encoded by the coding sequence ATGGCCCAAGGAGAGCAGCCCGCAGACGGCGCGTGGATCGGCCGGCCGCTGAAGCGGCGGGAAGACCATCGCTTACTCGTCGGGTCGGGGCGCTACGTGGACGACATCTCCCCGCCCGGCTGCGCCCACGTGGTGCTGCTCCGCTCGCCCCATGCGCATGCGCGCATCGTGAAGATCGACGTCGAGCCCGCGCTGCGCGCCGCCGGCGTCGTGGCCGTCGTGACGGGGGCCGATGTCGGCCACCTGGCGCCGATGCCGGTGAACCGGCTCATGCCGGACATGCGCGTGCCGCCCCATCCGATCATCGCCGACGGACGCGTCCACGCCGCCGGCACGCCCGTGGCCGCCGTGGTGGCGGACAGTGTCTACGCCGCGCGAGACGCCGTCGATCTGATCGAGGTCACGTACGAGCCCCTCCAGGCGCTGCCCGAGCCGGAGGGCGCGGTAGCCGAGGGAGCGCCCACGCTCTATCCCGAGATCGCGGGGAACCGGTCCTTCATTCGCACGCTGCGCGAGGGAGACGCTGCGCGGGCTGTCGCCGGCGCGGCGCGCGTTGTCTCGCTCCGCGTGGTCCAGCAGCGGCTCTCAGCGGTGGCGATGGAGCCGCGCTCCGTTCTCGCCACCTTCGATGCGTCAACCGAGGAGCTGACGCTCTGGACGTCCTGCCAGGCGCCCTTCCGGGTTCGAGCCGAAGTGGCGCGGCTCCTCGATCTGCCCGAGTCTCGGGTGCGGGTGATCGCGCCTGATGTCGGCGGCGGATTCGGCGTCAAGACGGGTCCGTACCGCGAGGAGGTGCTGCTGGGTTGGCTGGCGCGTCGGGTCGGCCGACCGGTCAAGTGGATAGCCACGCGGGGCGAGGACCAGATCACCACGAACCAGGCGCGCGGCTCCGTCTGCGAGGGCGAGCTGGCCGTTGACGCCGAGGGGCATATCGCGGCCCTGCGTGCGCGCATCGTAGCACCACTCGGCGCGATGCTGATGAACGCCGCCGGCGGCTCGCCGTGGAACCACGCGCGTCTCTTGCCGGGCTGCTATGTCGTGCCGGCGTGCGACATCACCGTCACCGGCGCGCTCACCACGACGACGCCCGTCTCCGCCTACCGCGGCGCCGGCCGGCCCGAGGCCTGCTTCGTCATCGAGCGGCTGATGGACACGGCCGCGCGGGCGATCGGGCTCGATCCCGCCGAGATCCGCCGGCGCAACTTCATCCCGGCCGCGAGCTTCCCGTTCCGGACGGCGACGGGGCAGGTCTACGATTCGGGCAACTACCACCTGGCCCTCGAGCGCGCGCTCGCCGCCGCGGATTACACGGGGCTGCGGAGTGAACAGGCGGGGCGTCGAGCGCGCGGGGAGATCGTCGGGATCGGCCTCGCGTCGTACGTCGAGCCCTGCGCGCTCGGCTGGGAGAGCGGCAGCATCAAGGTCGAGCGGTCGGGGCGGGTGACGGCCATCACCGGCTCGAGCGCGCACGGGCAGGGACACGAGACGACGTTTGCCCAGATCGTGGCCGACCACCTGGGCGTCACGCCGGACGACGTGGTCGTGGTGCACGGCGACACGCGCTCGGGGCCCGAGGGCTTCGGCACCTTCGGCAGCCGGAGCGTCGCGCTCGGCGGCAGCGCGCTCCAGCGCGTCGCCGTCGACGTCCGCGAGAAGGGCCGGCGCATTGCGGCCCGGCTCCTCGAGGCCGCCGTGCCCGACATCATCGGCGTCCCCGGCGGCTTCCAGGTCACCGGCGTGCCGCAGCGGCGCGTGATGTGGCGCGAGGTGGCGGTCGCGGCCTACGCGGGCGGCCATGCCCTGCCGGCGGGCGACACGCCGGGCCTCGAGGCCACCACGTACTTTCAGCCCGAGACCGAGGTCTGGACCTTCGGCGCGATCGTCTGCGCAGTCCGGATCGAGGCGGAGACCGGCCGGCTCATCGTCGAAAGGCTGGTGTGGGTGGACGACGCCGGCACCATCATCAACCCGCTCCTCGCCGAGGGCCAGCTTCACGGCAGCCTCGCCCAGGGGCTGGGGCAGGCCCTCCTCGAGGCGATCGTCTACGACGGCGACGGCCAGCTCTTGACCGGCACGCTCATGGACTACGCGATTCCGCGCGCCGACGACGTGCCGCACGTCCTGATCGAGAAGACCTGCACGCCCTCGCCGCGCAACCCGCTCGGGGCCAAGGGCGTGGGCGAGGCCGGCTGCATCGGCATCCCGCCCGCCGTCGTCAACGCCGCGGTCGACGCGCTGGCGCCGCTGGGGATCACGCATCTCGACATGCCGCTGACGCCTGCGCGGCTCTGGGCGGCGCTCCGGGACGCGATGCGCTAG
- a CDS encoding tetratricopeptide repeat protein, whose translation MTEREALTALRGDDVAQAARAAGVLWEMWHRSGEPRLDGLLQEGIEAMERQDLPTADAMFTRLIDEAPAFAEGWNKRATVRYMADDYAASIADCRETLARNPNHFGALSGQGLCHLMLGQFHEAAELFRRTLAVHPHLGSARDNLRTALAEIVKLN comes from the coding sequence ATGACCGAGCGCGAGGCGTTGACGGCCCTGCGCGGCGACGATGTCGCCCAGGCGGCGCGCGCGGCCGGCGTCCTCTGGGAGATGTGGCACCGCTCCGGCGAACCGCGGCTCGACGGGCTCCTGCAGGAAGGTATCGAGGCGATGGAGCGCCAGGACCTGCCCACCGCCGACGCGATGTTCACGCGGTTGATCGACGAGGCGCCGGCCTTCGCCGAAGGCTGGAACAAGCGCGCCACCGTTCGCTACATGGCCGACGACTACGCGGCGTCGATCGCGGACTGCCGGGAGACGCTCGCGCGCAATCCCAACCACTTCGGCGCGCTCTCCGGCCAGGGGCTCTGCCACCTCATGCTGGGCCAGTTCCACGAGGCCGCGGAGCTCTTCCGCCGGACGCTCGCCGTGCACCCGCATCTCGGCAGCGCGCGCGACAATCTCCGGACAGCCCTAGCCGAAATCGTGAAGCTGAACTAA